In Elaeis guineensis isolate ETL-2024a chromosome 1, EG11, whole genome shotgun sequence, a genomic segment contains:
- the LOC140856518 gene encoding uncharacterized protein has product MALIYGNWDKSYDLLPKWLRTVQEFNSGSWVKFISTSIDYPPLAAFDHAFWAFAPSIEDFKHCRLIISIDAAFMYEKYREKLMIAIAVDRNNQFFSLAFAIVDKEFTNT; this is encoded by the coding sequence ATGGCATTGATATATGGAAACTGGGATAAATCTTATGACCTATTGCCAAAATGGTTGCGTACTGTACAAGAATTTAATTCTGGCTCTTGGGTGAAGTTCATTAGCACTTCCATCGATTATCCTCCATTGGCTGCATTTGATCATGCTTTTTGGGCATTTGCACCATCAATTGAAGACTTCAAACACTGTAGACTGATTATCAGTATCGATGCTGCATTTATGTACGAAAAATATCGGGAGAAGCTGATGATTGCAATAGCTGTTGATagaaataatcaatttttttcactTGCCTTTGCTATAGTGGACAAGGAGTTTACTAATACATGA